A window from Streptomyces sp. NBC_00299 encodes these proteins:
- a CDS encoding type B 50S ribosomal protein L31 has product MRNGIHPSYGPVVFRDRAANHAFLTRSTMTSEKTIEWEDGATYPVVDVEISNVSHPFYTGTARVLDTAGRVERFERRYGKQG; this is encoded by the coding sequence ATGCGCAACGGCATCCACCCGTCCTACGGCCCCGTCGTCTTCCGCGACCGCGCCGCGAACCACGCCTTCCTCACCCGCTCGACGATGACCAGCGAGAAGACGATCGAGTGGGAGGACGGGGCCACCTACCCCGTCGTCGACGTCGAGATCTCGAACGTCAGCCACCCCTTCTACACCGGCACGGCCCGCGTCCTGGACACGGCCGGCCGAGTCGAGCGCTTCGAGCGCCGCTACGGGAAGCAGGGCTGA
- a CDS encoding ATP-binding protein: MGTNGSTMLEPLRQGLPPLDPAAVSNAASCALPARYEAVREARKFTRRTLDQWELGERFDDVCLVVSELVTNALRHALPPSAQRVHDQTPPVRLHLMRWTERLVCAVRDPSHDSPVARDSDDFSAESGRGLFLVDSFSDSWGWHPLAGTLSGKVVWALFRLPSPQGGSGAAE; the protein is encoded by the coding sequence ATGGGGACGAATGGATCGACCATGCTCGAGCCGTTACGGCAGGGCCTTCCGCCGCTTGATCCCGCAGCCGTCTCCAACGCCGCCTCCTGTGCACTGCCCGCCCGCTACGAAGCGGTGCGTGAGGCGCGGAAGTTCACGCGCCGCACCCTGGATCAGTGGGAACTGGGCGAGCGCTTCGACGATGTGTGCCTCGTGGTCTCGGAGTTGGTGACCAACGCGCTGCGGCACGCCCTGCCGCCGAGTGCACAGCGAGTGCACGACCAGACGCCGCCGGTGCGGCTGCATCTGATGCGGTGGACCGAGCGGCTGGTGTGTGCGGTGCGTGACCCCAGCCATGACAGTCCGGTCGCGCGCGATTCCGACGACTTTTCTGCGGAGTCGGGGCGAGGGCTGTTCCTGGTGGACTCCTTCAGCGACAGCTGGGGGTGGCATCCGCTGGCGGGGACGCTCAGCGGCAAGGTGGTGTGGGCGCTGTTTCGGCTTCCGTCGCCGCAGGGGGGTTCGGGGGCGGCCGAATGA
- a CDS encoding PadR family transcriptional regulator encodes MSAIRLLVLGAVRQHGRAHGYQVRNDLEYWGAHEWSNAKPGSIYHALKQMAKQGLLHAHEIAPSTAGGPPRTEYEITEKGTEEYLGLVREYLTAYDQRPDVLTAALGFMVDLDREEVLALLEERVRSIEGWRKAVTEYYTPEEGPAQLGHIGEIMNFWVHSADTGAEWTRGLIGRIRGGAYTFSGEGDPFVGILADDQENPYAPGKPHPEDQS; translated from the coding sequence ATGTCAGCGATCCGTCTTCTCGTGCTCGGCGCGGTCCGTCAGCACGGGCGTGCCCATGGGTACCAGGTGCGCAACGACCTGGAGTACTGGGGCGCGCACGAGTGGTCCAACGCCAAGCCCGGCTCGATCTATCACGCCCTGAAGCAGATGGCGAAGCAGGGGCTGCTGCACGCCCACGAGATCGCGCCGTCCACGGCCGGCGGGCCGCCGCGCACCGAGTACGAGATCACGGAGAAGGGCACCGAGGAGTACCTCGGGCTGGTCCGGGAGTACCTCACGGCGTATGACCAGCGGCCGGACGTGCTCACCGCCGCGCTCGGCTTCATGGTCGACCTGGACCGCGAGGAAGTCCTCGCCCTCCTGGAGGAGCGGGTGCGCAGCATCGAGGGGTGGCGCAAGGCCGTCACCGAGTACTACACGCCCGAGGAGGGCCCCGCCCAGCTCGGCCACATCGGCGAGATCATGAACTTCTGGGTCCACTCCGCCGACACCGGCGCCGAGTGGACCCGCGGTCTGATCGGACGCATCCGGGGCGGCGCCTACACCTTCTCCGGCGAGGGCGATCCGTTCGTCGGGATCCTTGCCGACGACCAGGAGAACCCGTACGCGCCAGGGAAGCCGCACCCCGAGGATCAGAGCTGA
- a CDS encoding MerR family transcriptional regulator has product MSYSVGQVAGFAGVTVRTLHHYDDIGLLVPSERSHAGHRRYSDADLDRLQQILFYRELGFPLEEVAALLDDPDADPRAHLRRQHELLTARIEKLQKMAAAVEHAMEARKMGINLTPEEKFEVFGDFDPDQYEEEVQERWGDTDAYRQSQQRAASYTKEDWQRIQREADELSRRFVALMEAGEPADSEAAMDAAEEHRQGIARNHYDCGHEMHACIGEMYVSDERFTQNIDKAKPGLAVYLRDAILANAARHSS; this is encoded by the coding sequence GTGAGCTACTCCGTGGGACAGGTCGCCGGATTCGCCGGAGTGACGGTGCGCACGCTGCACCACTACGACGACATCGGCCTGCTCGTGCCCAGCGAGCGCAGCCACGCGGGCCACCGGCGCTACAGCGACGCCGACCTCGACCGGCTGCAGCAGATCCTGTTCTACCGCGAGCTCGGTTTCCCGCTCGAGGAGGTCGCCGCCCTGCTCGACGACCCGGACGCGGACCCGCGCGCACACCTGCGCCGGCAGCACGAGCTGCTGACCGCCCGGATCGAGAAGCTGCAGAAGATGGCGGCGGCCGTGGAGCACGCCATGGAGGCACGCAAGATGGGCATCAATCTCACGCCGGAGGAGAAGTTCGAGGTGTTCGGGGACTTCGACCCGGACCAGTACGAGGAGGAGGTGCAGGAGCGCTGGGGCGACACCGACGCCTATCGGCAGTCACAGCAGCGCGCCGCCTCGTACACCAAGGAGGACTGGCAGCGGATCCAGCGCGAGGCCGACGAGCTCAGCCGCCGCTTCGTCGCGCTCATGGAGGCCGGTGAGCCGGCCGACTCCGAGGCGGCCATGGACGCCGCCGAGGAGCACCGCCAGGGGATCGCCCGCAACCACTACGACTGCGGGCACGAGATGCACGCCTGTATCGGCGAGATGTACGTCTCCGACGAGCGGTTCACCCAGAACATCGACAAGGCCAAGCCGGGCCTTGCGGTCTACCTCAGGGACGCGATCCTCGCCAACGCCGCCCGGCACTCCTCTTAA
- a CDS encoding ABC transporter permease, with the protein MTAYALTDSWTMTRRELAHWARQPVQGLVNLVFPVMLLLMFGYLIGGGRGLQGSYIDYLVPGMLALTMAFGLEGTMIAVTQDLNKGVIDRFRSMPMANGAVLVGRSVADMLQSALSLFVLMGVGYALGWRAAGSPGGFLGAVGLLLLFRFAMLWIGIYLALVAGKPEMVQAVQILVWPIGFLSNAIALPESMPGWLGTVVEWNPMSRTATAVRDLFGGTGMDGVGPAIVWPLVLLAVFFPLAVRRFGRLSR; encoded by the coding sequence GTGACCGCGTACGCACTGACCGACTCCTGGACCATGACCCGCCGCGAACTCGCCCACTGGGCGCGGCAACCCGTGCAGGGCTTGGTCAACCTGGTCTTCCCCGTGATGCTGCTGCTGATGTTCGGCTACCTCATCGGCGGCGGCCGGGGCCTGCAGGGCTCCTACATCGACTATCTGGTCCCCGGCATGCTCGCGCTCACCATGGCCTTCGGCCTGGAGGGCACGATGATCGCGGTGACCCAGGACCTCAACAAGGGCGTGATCGACCGCTTCCGGTCCATGCCGATGGCCAACGGGGCGGTGCTGGTGGGCCGTTCGGTGGCCGACATGCTCCAGTCGGCGCTGTCCCTGTTCGTCCTCATGGGCGTCGGATACGCGCTGGGCTGGCGGGCGGCGGGCAGCCCAGGGGGGTTCCTGGGCGCCGTGGGGCTGCTCCTGCTGTTCCGTTTCGCCATGCTGTGGATCGGCATTTACCTGGCGCTGGTGGCCGGAAAGCCGGAGATGGTGCAGGCGGTGCAGATCCTCGTCTGGCCGATCGGCTTCCTGTCCAACGCCATCGCGCTGCCCGAGTCCATGCCCGGCTGGCTCGGCACGGTCGTCGAGTGGAACCCGATGTCCCGGACGGCCACGGCCGTACGCGACCTGTTCGGCGGTACGGGCATGGACGGCGTCGGGCCGGCGATCGTGTGGCCGCTGGTGCTCCTGGCGGTGTTCTTCCCGCTCGCGGTACGGCGGTTCGGGCGCCTGAGCCGGTAG
- a CDS encoding aldehyde dehydrogenase family protein, with translation MSSYFTDLAQQYIDGEWRPGTGSWDIIDFNPYDGEKLASITIATVDEVDDAYQAAARAQKQWGATNPYARRAVFEKALRLIEDREQEITEVIIAELGGTRLKAAFELHLAKEFLREAVHLALRPEGKIIPSPIDGKENRVYRVPVGVVGVISPFNFPFLLSIKSVAPALALGNGVVLKPHQNTPICGGSLVAKIFEDAGLPAGLLNVVITDIAEIGDAFIEHPVPKVISFTGSDKVGRHVATVCASLFKRSVLELGGNSALVVLDDADIDYAVDAAVFSRYVHQGQVCMAANRVLVDRSVADRFTEKFVAKVKTLKAGDPRDPQTVIGPVINSSQAEAISATVEQAIAEGATALVHGTTTDNLVEPSVLTGLPADSPLLKQEVFGPVAFLVPFDGEEEAVRLVNDTPYGLSGAVHTGNIERGVAFAKQIDTGMFHVNDGTVHDEPIVPFGGEKHSGLGRLNGETMLDAFTTTKWISVQHGRSGFPF, from the coding sequence ATGTCGTCCTACTTCACCGACCTGGCTCAGCAGTACATCGACGGTGAGTGGCGCCCGGGCACAGGCTCCTGGGACATCATCGACTTCAACCCGTACGACGGTGAGAAGCTGGCGTCGATCACGATAGCCACGGTCGACGAGGTGGACGACGCCTATCAGGCCGCCGCCCGTGCCCAGAAGCAATGGGGCGCGACCAATCCGTACGCCCGCCGTGCCGTCTTCGAGAAGGCGCTGCGACTGATAGAGGACCGCGAGCAGGAGATCACCGAGGTGATCATCGCCGAGCTCGGCGGCACCCGGCTGAAGGCGGCCTTCGAACTCCACCTCGCCAAGGAGTTCCTGCGCGAGGCGGTCCACCTGGCGCTGCGTCCCGAGGGCAAGATCATCCCGTCGCCGATCGACGGCAAGGAGAACCGCGTCTACCGCGTCCCGGTCGGCGTGGTGGGCGTCATCAGCCCCTTCAACTTTCCCTTCCTCCTCTCCATCAAGTCGGTCGCCCCGGCCCTCGCGCTCGGCAACGGCGTGGTGCTGAAGCCGCACCAGAACACCCCGATCTGCGGCGGTTCCCTGGTGGCGAAGATCTTCGAGGACGCGGGCCTGCCCGCCGGCCTCCTGAACGTCGTCATCACGGACATAGCCGAGATCGGCGACGCCTTCATCGAGCACCCCGTCCCGAAGGTCATCTCCTTCACCGGCTCCGACAAGGTCGGCCGCCATGTCGCCACCGTCTGTGCCTCGCTCTTCAAGCGCTCGGTCCTCGAACTCGGCGGCAACAGCGCGCTGGTGGTCCTGGACGACGCCGACATCGACTACGCGGTCGACGCGGCGGTGTTCAGCCGGTACGTCCACCAGGGCCAGGTCTGCATGGCCGCCAACCGCGTCCTCGTGGACCGCTCGGTCGCGGACCGGTTCACCGAGAAGTTCGTCGCCAAGGTGAAGACCCTGAAGGCCGGCGACCCGCGCGACCCGCAGACCGTCATCGGTCCGGTCATCAACTCCTCCCAGGCGGAGGCCATTTCGGCCACCGTCGAGCAGGCGATCGCGGAGGGCGCGACGGCCCTCGTGCACGGCACGACGACGGACAACCTGGTCGAGCCGTCCGTCCTCACCGGTCTCCCGGCCGACTCGCCCCTGCTGAAGCAGGAGGTCTTCGGTCCGGTCGCCTTCCTGGTGCCGTTCGACGGCGAGGAGGAGGCCGTACGCCTCGTCAACGACACCCCGTACGGCCTCAGCGGTGCCGTCCACACCGGCAACATCGAGCGCGGCGTCGCCTTCGCCAAGCAGATCGACACCGGCATGTTTCACGTCAACGACGGCACCGTCCACGACGAGCCGATCGTCCCCTTCGGCGGCGAGAAGCACTCCGGCCTCGGCCGCCTGAACGGCGAGACGATGCTGGACGCGTTCACGACCACGAAGTGGATCTCGGTGCAGCACGGCAGGAGCGGCTTCCCGTTCTGA
- the rpmG gene encoding 50S ribosomal protein L33: protein MARNELRPVIKLRSTAGTGFTYVTRKNRRNDPDRMVLRKYDPVAGRHVDFREER, encoded by the coding sequence ATGGCACGCAACGAACTCCGCCCGGTCATCAAGCTCCGGTCCACCGCCGGAACCGGCTTCACCTATGTGACCCGCAAGAACCGCCGCAACGACCCCGACCGCATGGTCCTGCGCAAGTACGACCCGGTCGCCGGCCGTCACGTCGACTTCCGAGAGGAGCGCTGA
- a CDS encoding ATP-binding cassette domain-containing protein gives MADAAIIVEGARKKYGGKAGTHALDGLDLTVARGTVHGVLGPNGAGKTTLVRILSTLLRPDSGHVEVAGHDVLRQAYEVRLRIGLLGQHAALDEELGGRQNLEMFGRLYHLGARHARVRADELLERFGLADAGRKPVKQYSGGMRRRLDLAASLITDPEVLFLDEPTTGLDPRGRVEVWSAVRSLVGGGTTVLLTTQYLEEADQLADRISVVDAGRVIADGTADQLKALTGGDRIDVVLRDAGQLGAAVALLPIPKDDVSVDPDRRLLSAPVTDRMAALSGVVRALEAAGIEAEDVALRRPTLDEVFLHLTGREDRVKEAV, from the coding sequence GTGGCCGACGCGGCGATCATCGTCGAAGGGGCACGCAAGAAGTACGGCGGCAAAGCCGGCACACACGCACTGGACGGGCTCGACCTCACGGTCGCGCGCGGCACCGTGCACGGGGTGCTCGGCCCGAACGGCGCGGGCAAGACGACCCTGGTCCGCATCCTGTCCACCCTCCTGCGGCCGGACAGCGGCCACGTCGAGGTGGCGGGACACGACGTGCTGCGCCAGGCCTACGAGGTACGCCTGCGCATCGGCCTGCTCGGCCAGCACGCAGCCCTGGACGAGGAGTTGGGCGGCCGGCAGAACCTGGAGATGTTCGGCCGCCTCTACCACCTGGGCGCCCGCCACGCGCGCGTGCGGGCCGACGAGCTCCTGGAGCGCTTCGGCCTCGCCGACGCCGGCCGCAAGCCGGTGAAGCAGTACAGCGGCGGCATGCGCAGGCGACTGGACCTGGCGGCCTCACTCATCACCGACCCGGAGGTGCTCTTCCTGGACGAACCCACCACCGGCCTCGACCCGCGCGGCCGCGTCGAGGTCTGGTCCGCCGTCCGCTCCCTGGTCGGCGGCGGCACGACGGTCCTGCTCACCACCCAGTACCTCGAAGAGGCCGACCAGCTCGCCGACCGCATCTCGGTCGTCGACGCCGGCCGGGTCATCGCCGACGGCACCGCGGACCAGCTCAAGGCGCTCACCGGCGGCGACCGCATCGACGTGGTCCTGCGGGACGCGGGCCAGCTGGGCGCGGCCGTCGCCCTGCTGCCCATACCGAAGGACGACGTCTCCGTCGACCCCGACCGCCGCCTGCTCAGCGCCCCGGTCACCGACCGGATGGCGGCGCTCTCCGGTGTCGTACGGGCCCTGGAGGCGGCCGGGATCGAGGCGGAGGACGTCGCGCTGCGCCGACCGACGCTGGACGAGGTGTTCCTGCACCTGACAGGGCGCGAGGACCGAGTGAAGGAGGCCGTGTGA
- a CDS encoding helix-turn-helix domain-containing protein: protein MLLGSQLRRLREARGITREAAGYSIRASESKISRMELGRVSFKTRDVEDLLTLYGITDEQERASLLSLAREANVAGWWHSYSDVLPSWFPTYVGLEGAASLIRAYEVQFVHGLLQTEAYARAVVRRGMKGASKADVDKRVALRLERQKYLVDESAPEFHIVLDEAALRRPYGDREVMRGQLQHLIEISERPNVRLQIMPFSFGGHSGESGAFTLLSFPESDLSDVVYLEQLTSALYLDKHEDVTQYEKALKELQQDSPGPDESRDLLRGLLQLS, encoded by the coding sequence ATGCTGCTCGGCTCGCAACTGAGGCGACTGCGGGAAGCGCGCGGGATCACGCGCGAGGCTGCGGGTTACTCGATCCGCGCCTCCGAGTCGAAGATCAGCCGGATGGAGCTGGGCCGGGTGAGCTTCAAGACGCGTGACGTCGAAGACCTGCTGACGCTCTACGGCATCACGGACGAGCAGGAGCGCGCCTCGCTCCTCTCCCTCGCCCGCGAGGCCAACGTCGCGGGCTGGTGGCACAGTTACTCCGACGTCCTGCCCAGCTGGTTCCCCACCTATGTCGGCCTGGAGGGCGCTGCCAGCCTCATCCGTGCGTACGAAGTGCAGTTCGTGCACGGCCTGCTGCAGACCGAGGCGTATGCCCGCGCGGTCGTCAGGCGCGGTATGAAGGGCGCGAGCAAGGCCGACGTCGACAAGCGTGTGGCGCTGCGTCTGGAGCGGCAGAAGTACCTCGTCGACGAGAGCGCCCCCGAGTTCCACATCGTCCTGGACGAGGCCGCCCTGCGCCGCCCGTACGGCGACCGCGAGGTGATGCGCGGCCAGCTCCAGCACCTGATCGAGATCTCCGAGCGCCCCAACGTGCGGCTGCAGATCATGCCGTTCAGCTTCGGCGGCCACTCCGGCGAGTCCGGTGCCTTCACCCTCCTCAGCTTCCCCGAGTCCGACCTTTCGGACGTCGTCTACCTGGAGCAGCTCACCAGCGCGCTCTACCTCGACAAGCACGAGGACGTCACCCAGTACGAGAAGGCGCTGAAGGAGCTTCAGCAGGACAGCCCCGGTCCCGACGAGAGCCGGGATCTTCTCCGGGGACTCCTTCAACTCTCTTGA
- the rpsN gene encoding 30S ribosomal protein S14 has protein sequence MAKKSKIAKNRQRQEVVERYAARRAELKEIIRRPSSTDAERLAARRELSRQPRNASATRVRNRDQVDGRPRGYFRAFGLSRVGLREQAHAGYLPGVRKASW, from the coding sequence ATGGCCAAGAAGAGCAAGATCGCGAAGAACCGGCAGCGACAGGAGGTCGTCGAGCGGTACGCCGCCCGGCGGGCCGAGCTGAAGGAGATCATCCGGCGGCCCTCGTCCACGGATGCCGAACGGCTCGCCGCCCGGCGGGAGCTGAGCAGGCAGCCGCGGAACGCGAGCGCCACGCGCGTACGCAACCGCGACCAGGTGGACGGGCGGCCGCGCGGCTACTTCCGTGCCTTCGGGCTGTCCCGGGTGGGTCTGCGGGAGCAGGCGCATGCCGGGTATCTGCCGGGGGTGCGCAAGGCGTCCTGGTAG
- a CDS encoding DUF397 domain-containing protein — protein MAATDLNGVAWQKSRHSNSQGSCVEFARLPGGDVAVRNSRFPDGPALVYTRAEIEAMLLGIKDGEFDHLVAG, from the coding sequence ATGGCAGCCACGGATCTGAACGGGGTGGCCTGGCAGAAGAGCAGGCACAGCAACTCCCAGGGCTCATGCGTCGAGTTCGCGAGGCTCCCTGGCGGCGATGTCGCCGTGCGCAACTCGCGCTTCCCGGACGGGCCGGCGCTCGTCTACACCCGCGCCGAGATAGAGGCGATGCTCCTGGGCATCAAGGACGGCGAGTTCGACCACTTGGTAGCGGGCTGA
- the rpsR gene encoding 30S ribosomal protein S18 has protein sequence MPRKPDRKPVKSRPNPLDQAGITYIDYKDTDLLRRFLSDRGKIRSRRITRVTAQQQRDLAKAIKNAREMALLPYATR, from the coding sequence ATGCCCCGCAAGCCCGACCGCAAGCCCGTGAAGTCCCGCCCCAACCCCCTGGACCAGGCCGGCATCACCTACATCGACTACAAGGACACGGACCTCCTCCGCCGCTTCCTCTCCGACCGAGGCAAGATCCGCAGCCGCCGCATCACCCGGGTAACGGCCCAGCAGCAACGAGACCTGGCAAAAGCGATCAAGAACGCAAGGGAAATGGCCCTGCTCCCGTACGCCACCCGCTGA
- a CDS encoding glutamate decarboxylase, protein MPLHRGNSEAPDDKGGGRRLAVNPFYGETNPVSGMTEAPPTHRLPDAPLPPATAYQVVHDELMLDGNSRLNLATFVTTWMEPQAGVLMAECRDKNMIDKDEYPRTAELERRCVAILADLWNAPDPSVAVGCSTTGSSEACMLAGMALKRRWAQRNADRYPGARPNLVMGINVQVCWDKFCNFWEVEPRLVPMEGERFHLDPQAAAELCDENTIGVVGILGSTFDGSYEPIADLCAALDALQERTGLDIPVHVDGASGAMVAPFLDEDLVWDFRLPRVTSINTSGHKYGLVYPGVGWALWRDKEALPEELVFRVNYLGGDMPTFALNFSRPGAQVVAQYYSFLRLGREGYRAVQQASRDVAGKVAEALEKLGDFRLLTRGDQLPVFACTTAPDVRAYDVFDVSRRLREKGWLVPAYTFPPNREDLSVLRVVCRNGFSEDLAELFVQDLTQLLPELRRQPHPLTQDKGAATGFHH, encoded by the coding sequence ATGCCACTGCATCGTGGGAACAGCGAAGCACCGGACGACAAGGGCGGCGGGCGCAGGCTCGCGGTCAACCCCTTCTACGGCGAGACGAATCCGGTCAGCGGCATGACCGAGGCCCCGCCCACGCACCGGCTGCCCGACGCTCCCCTGCCGCCGGCGACGGCCTACCAGGTGGTGCACGACGAGCTGATGCTGGACGGCAACTCCCGGCTCAACCTGGCCACCTTCGTCACGACCTGGATGGAGCCGCAGGCCGGGGTGCTGATGGCGGAGTGCCGGGACAAGAACATGATCGACAAGGACGAGTACCCGCGCACCGCCGAGCTGGAGCGGCGCTGTGTGGCGATCCTCGCCGATCTGTGGAACGCGCCGGATCCCTCGGTGGCCGTCGGCTGCTCCACCACCGGGTCCAGCGAGGCGTGCATGCTCGCCGGTATGGCGCTCAAACGGCGCTGGGCGCAGCGCAACGCCGACCGGTACCCCGGCGCGCGCCCCAACCTGGTGATGGGCATCAACGTCCAGGTCTGCTGGGACAAGTTCTGCAACTTCTGGGAGGTGGAGCCCCGCCTGGTCCCGATGGAGGGCGAACGGTTCCATCTGGACCCGCAGGCGGCGGCCGAGCTGTGCGACGAGAACACCATCGGGGTCGTCGGCATCCTGGGCTCCACCTTCGACGGTTCGTACGAGCCGATCGCGGACTTGTGTGCCGCCCTGGACGCCCTCCAGGAGCGCACGGGACTCGACATCCCGGTGCACGTCGACGGGGCGTCCGGCGCCATGGTGGCGCCCTTCCTCGACGAGGACCTGGTCTGGGACTTCCGGCTGCCGAGGGTCACCTCGATCAACACCTCGGGGCACAAATACGGGCTCGTCTACCCGGGCGTCGGCTGGGCGCTGTGGCGGGACAAGGAGGCGCTGCCCGAGGAACTCGTCTTCCGCGTCAACTACCTGGGCGGCGACATGCCGACCTTCGCGCTCAACTTCTCCCGGCCGGGCGCCCAGGTCGTGGCGCAGTACTACTCGTTCCTGCGGCTGGGGCGGGAGGGGTACCGGGCCGTGCAGCAGGCCTCGCGGGACGTGGCCGGGAAGGTCGCCGAGGCCTTGGAGAAGCTCGGCGACTTCCGGCTGCTGACCCGGGGCGACCAGTTGCCCGTCTTCGCCTGCACGACGGCCCCGGACGTCCGGGCGTACGACGTGTTCGACGTGTCCCGGCGGCTGCGCGAGAAGGGCTGGCTGGTCCCGGCGTACACCTTCCCGCCGAACCGCGAGGATCTGTCCGTCCTGCGGGTGGTGTGCCGCAACGGCTTCTCCGAGGACCTCGCCGAGCTGTTCGTGCAGGACCTGACCCAGTTGCTGCCGGAGCTGCGCCGGCAGCCGCACCCCCTGACACAGGACAAGGGGGCGGCCACCGGGTTCCACCACTAG
- a CDS encoding CobW family GTP-binding protein, with protein sequence MPELSVVIVGGLHADARKEAVARLLTDVPDSVVLHHDLSTATAGTVVRTIRDATGIVAVGEAPLVNDCTCCALREDLVPELLRIRDAGGTRMAIVELWDSVEPKAMAEVVTAGGLTVTGVLTAVDPALVLPYLGNGDDLAERGLAAAATDQRTVADTFARQLEYAPVLAVAASPEADDEDRELLAQLHPTARQVPIDDLTVPAPRRRPLSSLARAALAGFDVEAADAAQHPACALLPADADAHGVATLVWHRRRPFHPERLYAALEDLTCAAARSRGRFWLADKPDVLLHWDAAGGALCVESAGPWLASLPDAAWDMVPPVRRAAAALDWHPEHGDCCQHLVFTSPALDRDGLEQLLESCLLTDAEYAAGRAAWKQLPPAFDTLLEV encoded by the coding sequence GTGCCCGAACTCTCCGTCGTGATCGTCGGCGGCCTGCACGCCGACGCCCGCAAAGAGGCCGTGGCACGGCTGCTCACCGACGTCCCCGACAGCGTCGTACTCCACCACGACCTGTCGACGGCCACCGCCGGCACAGTTGTACGGACGATCCGCGACGCCACCGGCATCGTCGCCGTCGGCGAGGCACCCCTCGTCAACGACTGCACCTGCTGCGCCCTGCGCGAGGACCTGGTGCCGGAACTCCTGCGCATCCGGGACGCCGGCGGCACCCGTATGGCGATCGTCGAACTCTGGGACTCGGTCGAACCGAAGGCCATGGCCGAGGTGGTCACGGCAGGCGGGCTCACCGTCACCGGCGTGCTCACCGCGGTCGACCCGGCACTGGTCCTGCCGTATCTGGGCAACGGCGACGACCTGGCCGAGCGCGGCCTCGCGGCGGCGGCGACCGACCAGCGCACGGTCGCCGACACCTTCGCGCGCCAACTGGAGTACGCCCCCGTCCTCGCCGTCGCCGCCTCTCCGGAGGCCGACGACGAGGACCGCGAACTTCTCGCCCAACTCCACCCGACGGCCCGCCAGGTCCCGATCGACGACCTGACGGTGCCCGCCCCACGCCGACGCCCCCTGTCCTCCCTCGCCCGGGCGGCCCTGGCCGGCTTCGACGTCGAGGCGGCCGACGCCGCCCAGCACCCGGCCTGCGCCCTGCTCCCCGCCGACGCCGACGCGCACGGCGTCGCCACCCTGGTCTGGCATCGCCGCCGCCCCTTCCACCCGGAGCGGCTGTACGCGGCGCTTGAGGACCTGACCTGCGCGGCGGCCCGCAGCCGTGGCCGGTTCTGGCTCGCCGACAAGCCCGACGTGCTACTGCACTGGGACGCGGCGGGCGGCGCCCTGTGCGTGGAGAGCGCGGGCCCGTGGCTCGCCTCGCTCCCCGACGCGGCCTGGGACATGGTCCCGCCGGTACGCCGGGCCGCCGCCGCCCTTGACTGGCACCCCGAGCACGGCGACTGCTGCCAGCACCTGGTCTTCACGTCGCCCGCCCTCGACCGCGACGGCCTGGAGCAGCTCCTCGAATCCTGCCTCCTGACCGACGCCGAGTACGCCGCCGGCCGCGCCGCCTGGAAGCAACTCCCGCCCGCCTTCGACACCCTCCTGGAGGTCTGA
- the rpmB gene encoding 50S ribosomal protein L28 has protein sequence MSAHCMLTGARPGFGNTISHSHRRTSRRFDPNIQTKRYWLPGEGRYVRLRLSTKGIKTVDVIGVEAAVARIRARGVKV, from the coding sequence GTGTCCGCCCACTGCATGCTGACCGGCGCCCGGCCCGGCTTCGGCAACACGATTTCCCACTCCCATCGGCGGACCTCCCGCCGCTTCGACCCCAACATCCAGACCAAGCGCTACTGGCTGCCCGGCGAGGGCCGGTATGTGCGGCTGCGGCTGAGCACCAAGGGGATCAAGACGGTCGACGTCATCGGCGTCGAGGCCGCCGTCGCCCGGATCCGCGCCCGGGGGGTGAAGGTCTGA